In the Streptomyces sp. NBC_00525 genome, one interval contains:
- a CDS encoding ricin-type beta-trefoil lectin domain protein, with the protein MRRTRHRIRCTVAAAAAVAAAFGGMTAAAGPATAQPGTTSTASTPLPPELEAIRAAEATRLYGDPAERPLDERRTGLISLGDSEISGEGVGTYEPGTNGPDNWCHRSPDAAIHRTGIPADVTYNVSCSGAYTGNIVIGGSKQYADELVQSDNLAIKARNTRIKMIVLVAGANDDLQFGPVMTDCVERWILLKGTCQPKYEGGWQARVDGLVPKVEKTVRDLRTVMTGAGYANSDYKLVVMGYPSPIGPDFYDNPNFPGKLPGGCAGYDSDAAWGRNAAVPAFERGMRKAAADTGAVYLDNSRLFHGHEVCSESTWARGLYIDLSHFPPDSNSVRQSFHPNAAGHGAFASCLTQIYDSGLREASCADPASTGRPVLQPVAWDDVFEPVRGEATSSCLDAPASVTRNETGVTGWECHGGRNQDWWYDSGTRTLRTALSHDRCLDVPGADYRAGASLILYNCSGAANQRFVRQAGTLRPAAATGLCATLAGAHDPLRLQTCDGSAKQRFA; encoded by the coding sequence ATGAGGCGCACCAGGCACAGAATCCGCTGTACCGTCGCAGCCGCGGCCGCCGTCGCGGCGGCGTTCGGCGGGATGACCGCGGCAGCCGGACCGGCCACCGCCCAGCCCGGTACCACCAGTACCGCATCGACGCCCCTGCCGCCCGAACTGGAGGCCATCCGCGCCGCGGAGGCCACCCGGCTGTACGGCGACCCGGCCGAGCGCCCGCTCGACGAGCGCAGGACCGGACTCATCTCGCTCGGCGACAGCGAGATATCCGGCGAGGGCGTCGGCACGTACGAACCCGGCACCAACGGCCCCGACAACTGGTGCCACCGCTCGCCCGACGCCGCCATCCACCGCACCGGGATACCGGCCGACGTCACGTACAACGTCTCCTGCTCCGGCGCGTACACCGGAAACATCGTCATCGGCGGCTCCAAGCAGTACGCCGACGAACTGGTCCAGAGCGACAACCTGGCCATCAAGGCGCGCAACACCCGCATCAAGATGATCGTGCTGGTGGCGGGTGCCAACGACGACCTCCAGTTCGGGCCCGTCATGACGGACTGCGTCGAGCGCTGGATACTCCTCAAGGGCACGTGCCAACCGAAGTACGAGGGCGGCTGGCAGGCCCGTGTGGACGGGCTCGTCCCCAAGGTCGAGAAGACCGTGCGCGACCTGCGCACCGTGATGACCGGCGCCGGTTACGCGAACAGCGACTACAAGCTCGTCGTCATGGGCTACCCGAGCCCCATCGGCCCGGACTTCTACGACAACCCGAACTTCCCCGGCAAGCTTCCCGGCGGCTGCGCCGGGTACGACTCCGACGCCGCCTGGGGCCGCAACGCCGCCGTACCCGCCTTCGAGCGGGGCATGCGCAAGGCGGCCGCCGACACCGGGGCCGTCTACCTGGACAACTCCCGGCTCTTCCACGGCCACGAGGTGTGCAGCGAGTCCACCTGGGCGCGCGGCCTCTACATCGACCTGTCGCACTTCCCGCCGGACTCCAACTCGGTGCGCCAGTCCTTCCACCCCAACGCGGCCGGGCACGGCGCCTTCGCCTCCTGCCTGACCCAGATCTACGACTCCGGCCTGCGCGAGGCGAGCTGCGCCGACCCGGCGAGCACCGGCCGGCCCGTCCTCCAGCCGGTCGCCTGGGACGACGTCTTCGAGCCGGTGCGCGGCGAGGCGACCTCCAGCTGCCTGGACGCCCCCGCCTCCGTCACCCGCAACGAGACCGGGGTCACCGGCTGGGAGTGCCACGGCGGACGCAACCAGGACTGGTGGTACGACTCCGGCACCCGGACCCTGCGCACCGCGCTGAGCCACGACCGCTGCCTGGACGTCCCCGGCGCCGACTACCGGGCCGGCGCCTCGCTCATCCTCTACAACTGCTCCGGCGCCGCCAACCAGCGCTTCGTCCGCCAGGCGGGCACCCTGCGCCCGGCCGCCGCGACGGGCCTGTGCGCGACCCTCGCGGGCGCCCATGACCCGCTGAGGCTGCAGACCTGCGACGGCAGCGCGAAGCAGCGCTTCGCGTAA
- a CDS encoding M18 family aminopeptidase: MTPVPHRSHADDLLTFIAASPSPYHAVASAVQRLEKAGFRELRGTDDWTGATGGSFVARGGALIAWYVPEPLPAHTPFRIVGTHTDSPNLRIKPTPDTASAGWRQVAVEIYGGVPLNTWLDRDLGISGRLALRGPGGTESRLVQIDEPLLRVPQLAIHLDRTVNDGLALDRQRHLAPVWSLGAAEEGALLRRVAEAAEAEPGDVLGWDLMLHDVQPPGYLGAEREFVVASRLDNLVSVHAGVTALTAAATAAEPPAYVPVLAAFDHEEVGSGSDTGAQSPLLERVLSRSVTARGGSPEDWSRALAGAYCVSADMAHAVHPNYAERHDPGHQPLPNGGPTVKVNVNQRYATDSTGIAVFASACERAGAPWQPFVSNNAMPCGTSIGPLTAARLGVPTVDVGVPGLSMHSARELCGVADPAHLASILRAFMTSG, encoded by the coding sequence ATGACGCCGGTCCCCCACCGCAGCCACGCCGACGACCTGCTCACCTTCATCGCCGCCAGTCCCTCGCCGTACCACGCCGTGGCGAGCGCGGTTCAGCGGCTGGAGAAGGCGGGCTTCCGGGAACTGCGCGGCACCGACGACTGGACGGGCGCGACGGGTGGCTCGTTCGTCGCCCGAGGGGGCGCGCTGATCGCCTGGTACGTTCCCGAACCGCTGCCCGCCCACACCCCGTTCCGGATCGTCGGCACCCACACCGACTCGCCGAACCTGCGGATCAAGCCCACCCCGGACACCGCATCGGCGGGCTGGCGGCAGGTGGCGGTGGAGATCTACGGCGGGGTGCCGCTCAACACCTGGCTCGACCGCGATCTGGGCATCTCCGGCCGGCTCGCGCTGCGCGGCCCCGGCGGGACCGAGTCCCGGCTGGTGCAGATCGACGAACCGCTGCTGAGGGTGCCGCAGCTGGCGATCCATCTGGACCGCACGGTCAACGACGGCCTGGCCCTGGACCGGCAGCGCCACCTGGCCCCCGTCTGGTCGCTCGGCGCGGCCGAGGAGGGCGCGCTGCTGCGCCGGGTGGCGGAGGCCGCCGAGGCGGAGCCGGGTGACGTGCTGGGCTGGGACCTGATGCTGCACGATGTGCAGCCGCCCGGCTATCTGGGCGCGGAGCGGGAGTTCGTGGTGGCCTCGCGGCTGGACAACCTGGTGTCGGTGCACGCCGGGGTGACCGCGCTGACGGCGGCGGCGACGGCCGCCGAGCCGCCCGCGTACGTGCCGGTGCTGGCGGCCTTCGACCACGAGGAGGTCGGCAGCGGTTCGGACACGGGGGCGCAGAGCCCGTTGCTGGAGCGGGTGCTGAGCCGTTCGGTGACGGCGCGGGGCGGCAGCCCGGAGGACTGGTCGCGGGCGCTGGCCGGGGCGTACTGCGTCTCGGCGGACATGGCGCACGCGGTGCATCCCAACTACGCGGAGCGCCACGACCCCGGCCACCAGCCGCTGCCCAACGGCGGGCCGACGGTCAAGGTGAACGTCAACCAGCGGTACGCCACGGACTCGACGGGGATCGCGGTGTTCGCGTCCGCCTGCGAGCGGGCGGGGGCGCCGTGGCAGCCGTTCGTCTCGAACAACGCGATGCCGTGCGGGACGTCGATCGGCCCGCTCACCGCGGCCCGGCTGGGGGTGCCGACCGTCGATGTGGGCGTTCCGGGGCTCTCCATGCACTCGGCCCGTGAGCTGTGCGGGGTGGCGGACCCGGCCCATCTGGCGTCGATCCTGCGCGCGTTCATGACGTCGGGCTGA
- a CDS encoding MFS transporter, translating to MVGYAVSSYGTFLNMVALNLFVYETTGRALAMGLFMAVRLGAGFLAGLVAGALLARRSAKSVLLWTNVAQGAVLVPLIAAPEGWRTPSLFAVSVVAGSCGTLFMVALRSSVPEMVGEERRAWANSLSVTGRSLAMVAGFASAGVVVSLVGYTAAFAVDLGTFAVCALTVALLPVAGGGKGRDAAVGERPEKVRRGPVAFAALAAVPGLGLMVALRGVDALGSSSHNAALPVYSAALDAARPALFVSAFWCLWAVGNIAAQQVIQRYGRRTGRSAGAAAFGYGTCVMSAAFVLAFAGLPAAAAAVVALVAGAADGLTEVAYTSHLQTLPAGPRAHAFGLSATVENLGFGVGMIAVAAALEHTSPLAVVGWSHGAALVFAVVFLVRTAMARARSTAPSVP from the coding sequence GTGGTCGGGTACGCGGTCTCCTCGTACGGCACGTTCCTCAATATGGTGGCGCTCAATCTCTTCGTCTACGAGACGACGGGGCGGGCGCTGGCCATGGGGCTGTTCATGGCGGTCCGGCTGGGCGCAGGATTCCTCGCCGGTCTGGTCGCGGGGGCCCTGCTAGCGCGCCGGTCGGCGAAGAGCGTGCTGCTGTGGACGAATGTCGCGCAGGGCGCGGTGCTGGTGCCGCTGATCGCGGCGCCCGAGGGCTGGCGTACGCCGTCGCTGTTCGCCGTCTCCGTGGTGGCCGGGAGCTGCGGGACGCTGTTCATGGTGGCGCTGCGCAGCTCCGTACCGGAGATGGTGGGCGAGGAGCGGCGGGCCTGGGCGAACTCGCTCTCGGTGACCGGGCGTTCGCTGGCCATGGTGGCCGGGTTCGCCTCGGCGGGTGTCGTCGTCTCCCTGGTGGGGTACACCGCCGCGTTCGCCGTCGACCTGGGCACGTTCGCGGTGTGCGCGCTGACGGTGGCCCTGCTGCCGGTCGCGGGCGGCGGGAAGGGCCGGGACGCGGCAGTCGGCGAGCGGCCCGAGAAAGTGCGGCGCGGGCCGGTCGCGTTCGCCGCGCTTGCGGCGGTGCCGGGGCTGGGGCTGATGGTCGCGCTGCGCGGGGTGGACGCGCTGGGCTCCTCCTCGCACAACGCGGCGCTGCCGGTGTACTCGGCCGCGCTGGACGCCGCGCGCCCCGCGCTGTTCGTGAGCGCCTTCTGGTGCCTGTGGGCGGTCGGCAACATCGCGGCGCAGCAGGTGATCCAGCGGTACGGGCGGCGTACCGGCCGGTCCGCGGGCGCGGCGGCCTTCGGCTACGGCACCTGTGTCATGTCGGCGGCGTTCGTCCTGGCGTTCGCGGGGCTCCCGGCGGCGGCAGCGGCCGTCGTCGCGCTGGTCGCGGGCGCGGCGGACGGGCTGACCGAGGTGGCGTACACCTCGCATCTCCAGACCTTGCCGGCCGGGCCGCGCGCCCACGCCTTCGGGCTGTCCGCGACGGTGGAGAACCTGGGCTTCGGCGTGGGGATGATCGCCGTGGCGGCGGCCCTGGAGCACACGAGCCCGCTCGCGGTCGTCGGCTGGTCGCACGGCGCGGCCCTCGTCTTCGCGGTGGTCTTCCTCGTCCGTACGGCGATGGCGCGCGCCCGGAGCACCGCCCCGTCGGTGCCGTAG
- a CDS encoding fumarate hydratase codes for MPEFAYSDLLPLGEDTTPYRLVTAKGVSTFEADGRTFLKVEPEALRTLAAEAMHDISHYLRPAHLAQLRRIVDDPEASSNDKFVALDLLKNANIAAAGVLPMCQDTGTAIVMGKRGQNVLTAGGDEEALSHGIFDAYTKLNLRYSQMAPLTMWEEKNTGSNLPAQIELYATDGGAYKFLFMAKGGGSANKSFLFQETKAVLNEASMMKFLEEKIRSLGTAACPPYHLAIVVGGTSAEFALKTAKYASAHYLDELPAEGSPTGHGFRDKELEQKVFELTQKIGIGAQFGGKYFCHDVRVVRLPRHGASLPVAIAVSCSADRQATAKITAEGVFLEQLEKDPARFLPDTTDEQLASEGDVVRIDLNRPMDEILAELTKYPVKTRLSLTGPLVVARDIAHAKIKERLDAGEEMPQYLKDHPVYYAGPAKTPEGYASGSFGPTTAGRMDSYVAQFQAAGGSKVMLAKGNRSKQVTDACEAHGGFYLGSIGGPAARLAQDCIKKVEVVEYEELGMEAVWRIEVEDFPAFVVVDDKGNDFFTEPAPAPTFTSIPVRGPGLG; via the coding sequence ATGCCAGAGTTTGCGTACTCCGATCTGCTCCCGCTGGGAGAGGACACCACGCCGTATCGTCTGGTCACCGCGAAGGGCGTGTCCACCTTCGAGGCCGACGGGCGTACGTTCCTCAAGGTCGAGCCGGAGGCGCTGCGCACCCTGGCCGCCGAGGCCATGCACGACATCTCGCACTACCTGCGGCCCGCGCACCTGGCGCAGCTGCGGCGGATCGTGGACGACCCCGAGGCGTCGTCCAACGACAAGTTCGTCGCGCTCGACCTGCTGAAGAACGCGAACATCGCCGCCGCGGGCGTGCTGCCCATGTGCCAGGACACCGGCACGGCGATCGTGATGGGCAAGCGCGGGCAGAACGTGCTGACCGCGGGCGGTGACGAGGAGGCCCTGTCGCACGGCATCTTCGACGCGTACACCAAGCTCAACCTGCGCTACTCGCAGATGGCCCCGCTGACCATGTGGGAGGAGAAGAACACCGGCTCCAACCTCCCCGCGCAGATCGAGCTGTACGCCACCGACGGCGGCGCGTACAAGTTCCTGTTCATGGCCAAGGGCGGTGGCTCGGCCAACAAGTCGTTCCTGTTCCAGGAGACGAAGGCGGTTCTCAACGAGGCCTCCATGATGAAGTTCCTGGAGGAGAAGATCCGTTCGCTGGGGACCGCGGCCTGCCCGCCGTACCACCTGGCGATCGTCGTCGGCGGTACGTCCGCCGAGTTCGCGCTCAAGACCGCGAAGTACGCCTCCGCCCACTACCTGGACGAGCTGCCCGCCGAGGGCTCCCCCACCGGGCACGGCTTCCGGGACAAGGAGCTGGAGCAGAAGGTCTTCGAGCTGACGCAGAAGATCGGCATCGGCGCGCAGTTCGGCGGCAAGTACTTCTGCCACGACGTCCGCGTGGTGCGCCTGCCCCGGCACGGCGCCTCGCTGCCCGTCGCCATCGCCGTGTCCTGTTCGGCGGACCGCCAGGCCACCGCGAAGATCACCGCCGAGGGCGTCTTCCTGGAGCAGCTGGAGAAGGACCCGGCCCGCTTCCTGCCGGACACCACGGACGAGCAGCTGGCGAGCGAGGGCGACGTCGTCCGGATCGACCTGAACCGGCCGATGGACGAGATTCTCGCGGAGCTGACGAAGTACCCGGTCAAGACCCGGCTCTCGCTGACCGGTCCGCTGGTCGTGGCACGCGACATCGCGCACGCCAAGATCAAGGAGCGTCTGGACGCGGGCGAGGAGATGCCGCAGTACCTCAAGGACCACCCGGTGTACTACGCGGGTCCCGCGAAGACCCCCGAGGGCTACGCCTCCGGCTCGTTCGGCCCGACGACGGCCGGCCGCATGGACAGCTACGTCGCCCAGTTCCAGGCGGCGGGCGGCTCCAAGGTCATGCTCGCCAAGGGCAACCGTTCCAAGCAGGTCACCGACGCGTGCGAGGCGCACGGCGGCTTCTACCTCGGCTCGATCGGCGGCCCGGCGGCCCGGCTGGCGCAGGACTGCATCAAGAAGGTCGAGGTCGTCGAGTACGAAGAGCTCGGCATGGAGGCGGTCTGGCGGATCGAGGTGGAGGACTTCCCGGCGTTCGTCGTCGTGGACGACAAGGGCAACGACTTCTTCACCGAGCCCGCTCCGGCGCCGACGTTCACCAGCATTCCGGTGCGCGGCCCCGGACTGGGCTGA
- a CDS encoding DUF1707 SHOCT-like domain-containing protein, protein MDLEKQPQQPTVPADGDAIRASDADRDRIADILREALAEGRLTADEHAERIDSVYRAKTVGELEPLVRDLPAPAPAPGGATASPYAYGPEPASGPAENLVAIFSSSTRKGRWRVGARTNAFSLFGSVEIDLTEALFGQRLTVINATSVFGSVDIRVPENISMRGSGTGIFGSFEVRTLESADPEAPVVVVNGYAVFGSVEAKPKRGKFIADLQDRVRKHLGKHLDH, encoded by the coding sequence GTGGACCTCGAGAAGCAGCCCCAGCAGCCCACCGTACCGGCGGACGGCGACGCCATCCGCGCCTCCGACGCGGACCGCGACCGGATCGCGGACATCCTGCGGGAAGCGCTGGCCGAGGGCCGGCTGACCGCCGACGAACACGCGGAGCGGATCGACTCCGTCTACCGCGCCAAGACCGTCGGCGAGCTGGAACCGCTCGTACGGGACCTGCCGGCGCCGGCCCCGGCGCCCGGTGGCGCGACCGCCTCCCCGTACGCCTACGGCCCCGAGCCGGCGTCCGGCCCCGCCGAGAACCTGGTGGCGATCTTCAGCAGCTCGACGCGCAAGGGCCGTTGGCGGGTGGGCGCCCGTACCAACGCCTTCTCGCTTTTCGGCAGTGTGGAAATCGACCTGACGGAGGCTCTTTTCGGCCAGCGTCTGACGGTGATCAACGCGACCTCCGTCTTCGGCAGCGTCGACATCCGGGTGCCCGAGAACATCTCCATGCGCGGCAGCGGAACGGGCATTTTCGGCAGTTTCGAAGTCCGCACCCTGGAATCCGCCGACCCCGAGGCGCCGGTGGTCGTCGTCAATGGATACGCGGTGTTCGGCAGCGTCGAGGCGAAGCCGAAGCGCGGCAAGTTCATCGCCGACCTCCAGGACCGGGTGCGCAAGCACCTCGGTAAGCACCTCGACCACTGA
- a CDS encoding WhiB family transcriptional regulator, translated as MLQLPPQPLQVAAVPPQRVPAREDQAGPWHSEAVCRRDEAGLFFAPSKEPTAARLSREESAKRVCARCPVMVECREHALMQPEPYGVWGGLTAAERRVALARRRRRDVELKASGATGRIAAAG; from the coding sequence GTGCTGCAACTGCCGCCTCAGCCCCTGCAGGTCGCCGCCGTCCCACCGCAGCGGGTCCCCGCTCGGGAGGACCAGGCCGGCCCCTGGCACTCGGAGGCGGTGTGCCGCCGGGACGAGGCCGGGCTGTTCTTCGCCCCGTCGAAGGAGCCGACCGCCGCCCGCCTCTCGCGCGAGGAGTCCGCCAAGCGGGTCTGCGCGCGCTGCCCCGTGATGGTGGAGTGCCGCGAGCACGCCCTGATGCAGCCCGAGCCGTACGGGGTGTGGGGCGGGCTCACGGCCGCCGAGCGCCGTGTGGCGCTGGCCCGGCGCAGGCGGCGCGATGTGGAACTGAAGGCGTCGGGCGCCACCGGCCGGATCGCGGCGGCCGGCTGA
- the glpX gene encoding class II fructose-bisphosphatase has protein sequence MSEHHLPSQLEVSPEAPDRNLALELVRVTEAAAMAAGRWVGRGDKIGADGAAVNAMRTLVSTVSMNGVVVIGEGEKDEAPMLFNGEHVGDGTGAEVDIAVDPIDGTTLNAKGMPNAIAVLAAADRGAMFDPSAVFYMDKLVTGPEAADFVDINAPVSANIRRVARAKNSTPEDVTVVVLDRPRHEGIVKEIRETGARIKFISDGDVAGSIMAAREGTGVDLLMGIGGTPEGIISACAIKCLGGVIQGKLWPKDEAERRRALDAGHDLDRVLSTDDLVGGDNVFFVATGITDGELMRGVRYRSETATTESIVMRSKSGTIRTISSTHRLSKLRAYSAIDFDRAK, from the coding sequence ATGTCCGAGCATCATCTGCCGTCCCAACTGGAGGTCTCCCCGGAGGCCCCCGACCGCAACCTCGCGCTGGAGCTGGTCCGGGTCACCGAGGCCGCCGCCATGGCCGCCGGGCGCTGGGTCGGCCGCGGGGACAAGATCGGGGCCGACGGCGCCGCGGTGAACGCCATGCGGACCCTCGTCTCCACCGTCTCCATGAACGGCGTCGTCGTCATCGGTGAGGGCGAGAAGGACGAGGCGCCCATGCTGTTCAACGGCGAGCACGTGGGCGACGGCACCGGGGCCGAGGTGGACATCGCCGTGGACCCGATCGACGGCACGACGCTGAACGCCAAGGGCATGCCGAACGCGATCGCCGTCCTGGCCGCCGCCGACCGGGGCGCGATGTTCGACCCGTCCGCCGTCTTCTACATGGACAAGCTGGTCACCGGCCCCGAGGCGGCCGACTTCGTGGACATCAACGCCCCCGTGTCGGCGAACATCCGCCGGGTCGCCAGGGCGAAGAACTCCACGCCCGAGGACGTCACGGTCGTCGTCCTGGACCGTCCCCGCCACGAGGGCATCGTCAAGGAGATCCGGGAGACCGGCGCCCGGATCAAGTTCATCTCCGACGGTGACGTGGCCGGGTCGATCATGGCCGCCCGCGAGGGCACCGGCGTGGACCTGCTGATGGGCATCGGCGGCACGCCGGAGGGCATCATCTCGGCCTGCGCCATAAAGTGCCTCGGCGGTGTGATCCAGGGCAAGCTGTGGCCGAAGGACGAGGCGGAGCGCCGGCGCGCCCTGGACGCCGGGCACGACCTGGACCGGGTGCTGTCCACGGACGACCTGGTCGGCGGGGACAACGTGTTCTTCGTGGCGACCGGGATCACGGACGGCGAGCTGATGCGCGGCGTGCGCTACCGCTCGGAGACGGCGACCACCGAGTCCATCGTGATGCGATCCAAGTCCGGCACCATCCGGACCATCAGTTCCACCCACCGGCTGTCGAAGCTGCGCGCCTACAGCGCCATCGACTTCGACCGCGCGAAGTAG
- a CDS encoding DUF4245 domain-containing protein codes for MASKRGKQTVRDMILSLLAIAAVSGVVYIFIPHDDSGDPVKAVDYRVELATARRAAPYPVAAPSGLPEGWKPTSVTYDGPGGNSWHLGFLDPDGRYVAVEQSTSPARTYVSRVSQKAEDTGRTQEVAGKTWRRWEGPKYDALVREEDGATTVVTGSAPPERLAEMAAALRTS; via the coding sequence GTGGCAAGCAAGCGAGGCAAGCAGACCGTCCGGGACATGATCCTGTCGTTGTTGGCGATCGCCGCCGTGTCGGGTGTCGTCTACATCTTCATTCCGCACGACGACTCCGGCGACCCGGTCAAGGCGGTCGACTACCGCGTCGAACTCGCGACGGCGCGGCGCGCCGCGCCGTACCCGGTGGCGGCCCCCAGCGGCCTGCCCGAGGGCTGGAAGCCCACGTCGGTGACGTACGACGGGCCCGGGGGCAACAGCTGGCACCTGGGCTTCCTCGACCCGGACGGCCGGTACGTCGCGGTCGAGCAGTCCACCTCCCCGGCCAGGACCTATGTCAGCCGGGTGAGCCAGAAGGCCGAGGACACCGGGCGCACGCAGGAGGTCGCGGGGAAGACCTGGCGGCGCTGGGAGGGCCCGAAGTACGACGCGCTGGTGCGCGAGGAGGACGGCGCCACGACCGTGGTGACCGGCTCGGCGCCGCCGGAGCGGCTGGCGGAGATGGCCGCGGCGCTCAGGACCTCCTGA